The Mycobacterium seoulense genomic interval GCACCACCCGCTCGTCCTTGACGTACACCCGCTGCCCACAACCGACCGCGCAGTACGGGCAGATGCTCTGCACCACCCGGTCGGCCGTCGTCGTGCGCGGCGTCACGGCGCGGGTGCGCTTCGAGGTCACGGCCGAACCGCGGCCGAGCTTGTCCGGTGAACGCAACTGACGCACGACGGGCCACTGGAGGAAAAGCTTGCGCATCGTGTTTTTTGGGGCCATGCCTCTAAGCCTAGTGCGCGCGACCGAAACCCCGCCGGGTTCAGCGGACCACGATCGTGTGTTCCCCGCGGGGCACCAGCTCACCGATCACGGGGGCGCCCGGGATCTCGCCGGCGATCAGCAGCCCGCCCGAGGTTTGCGCGTCGGCGAGCAGCAGCGCGTCCGCCTCGCCGGCCCCGGACAGGTCGATGTGCGGGGCCACCCAGTCGAGGTTGCGCCGCGTGCCCCCGCTGACGTAGCCCGCGGCCAGCGCCTCGCGCGCGCCCTCGAGGTAGGGCACCGCGGCTGCGTCGACGATCGCCGTCACCCCGCTGGCCCGCGCCAGCTTGTGCAGGTGCCCGAGCAGGCCGAAACCCGTGACGTCCGTGGCGCATTCGGCACCGGCCGCCAGCGCCGCGGCAGCCGCGTCGGCGTTGAGCGTGGTCATCGCCGCGATCGCCTGCTCGAAGCGCTCGCCGGTGGCCTTGTGCCTGCTGTTGAGCACGCCGACACCGAGCGGCTTGGTCAGCGACAGCGGCAGGCCGGGCTTGCCGGAGTCGTTGCGCAGCAACCGGTTCGGGTCCGCGATCCCGGTAACGGCCAGACCGTATTTGGGCTCCGGGTCGTCGACGCTGTGCCCGCCGGCGAGGTGGCAACCGGCCAGGGCGCAGACGTCGCGCCCGCCGCGCAGCGTCTCGGCGGCCAGCTCGAACGGCAGCACATCGCGCGGCCAGCCCAGCAGGTTCACCGCCACCACCGGACGCCCGCCCATCGCGTAGACGTCGGACAGCGCGTTGGTGGCCGCGATGCGGCCCCAGTCGTAGGCGTCGTCGACCACCGGGGTGAAGAAGTCCGTCGTCGCGATCAGCGCCGTGCCATTGTCGATGCGCACCGCCGCGGCGTCGTCGCCGTGCTCCAGCCCGACCAGCAGCTCGCCGACCGGATCGCGCGGCACGTTCGCCCCGAGCCCGCGGACCACGTCCTCGAGCTCGCCGGGCGGGATCTTGCAGGCGCAGCCGCCGCCGTGGGCGTACTGGGTAAGCCGGTAGGTCACATGTCCATAATTGACCCCATGGTCCAGGGAGGCGTGCCCGGTCTGGTGACCGGCGCGGTCTTCAAAACCGTCGAACGGCAGACGCTGCCGCTGGCGGGTTCGATTCCCGTCCGCCTCCGCCATACTTCCTCGGGCCCGACATGAGCGACCCGCGCCGGAGGGTGCCCGGCACCGACACGCTGCTGGCCGATCCGCGCCTGGCCGAAGCCCAGCGGGTGCTGGGCCGCGCGCTGGTGAAGTCCGTGATCGCCGACGCGCAGCAGCGGGCGCGCGCCGGGGAGATCGATCCCGAACGCGTCGCCGAGCACGCCGTGGCCGCGCTGCCCGGCACCGCGTCGAGCCTGCGGCCCGTGATCAACGCCACCGGCGTGGTGGTGCACACCAACCTGGGCCGGGCACCCCTGTCGCGGGCCGCCGTGGACGCGGTGGTCGCCGCGGCCGGCACCACGGACGTCGAGCTGGACCTGGCGACGGGCCGCCGCGGGCGCCGCGGCCGGGGCGCGCTGGCCGCGCTGGCCCGCGCCGTGCCCACCGCCGCCGGGGTGCACGTGGTCAACAACAACGCCGCCGCGCTGCTGCTGACGGCCCTCACGCTGGCCGGGGGCGTGTCGGGGGGCAAGGAGATCGTGCTCAGCCGCGGCGAGCTGGTCGAGATCGGCGACGGGTTCCGCATCCCCGAGCTGCTGGCGTCGACGGGATCGCGGCTGCGCGAGGTCGGCACCACCAATCGCACCAGCCTGCGCGACTACGCCGAGGCGATCGGGCCGGACACCGGTTTCGTGCTGAAGGTTCACCCGTCGAACTTCCACGTCACGGGGTTCACCTCGGCGGTCGGCGTGGCGGAGCTGGCGACGCTCTCGCGCGAACACAACGTGCCGCTGGTGGTCGACATCGGCTCCGGGCTGCTCTCCCCGCACCCGCTGCTGCCCGACGAGCCGGACGCCACGTCGACCCTGCGCGACGGCGCGAACCTGGTCACCGCGAGCGGCGACAAGCTGCTCGGCGGCCCCCAGGCCGGCCTGCTGCTGGGCGACGCCGAGCTGACCGAGCGGCTGCGGCGCCACCCGGCGGCGCGCGCGCTGCGGGTGGACAAACTCACCCTCGCCGCTCTGGAAGCGACCCTGACCGGCCCGCCGACCCCGGTGGCCGAGGCGCTGGCCGCCGACGTGGCACAGCTGCGGGCCCGCGCCGAGTCGCTCGCCGCCGCGCTGCCCGGCGCGCATGTGGTGGATTGCGTCGCGGCCGTCGGGGGCGGCGGGGCGCCCGACGTCGCGCTGCCCAGCGCCGCCGTGAGCCTGCCCGAGTCCTACGCCGCCGCGCTGCGCGCCGCCAACCCGCCGGTCGTCGGCCGCCTCGAGGCGGGCCGGTGCCTGCTCGACCTGCGCACGGTGGCGCCCGAGGACGACGCGCTGCTGGCCGCGGCGGTGCGGGCGTGTTCGTCATAGCCACGGCCGGGCACGTCGACCACGGCAAGTCCACCCTGTTGCACCGGCTCACCGGGATGTGGCCGGACCGGCTGGCCGAGGAAAAGCGCCGGGGGCTGACCATCGACCTGGGCTTCGCGTGGACCGAGCTCGGGGGCCGTCAGCTGGCGTTCATCGACGTGCCGGGGCACGAGCGCTTCGTGGCCAACATGCTGGCCGGGGTGGGCGCCGTCCCGGCGGTGCTGTTCGTCGTCGCCGCCACCGAGGGCTGGATGCCGCAGTCGGAAGAGCACCTCGCGGCGCTGGACGCGCTCGGGGTCCGCCACGGGCTGGTGGTGATCAGCAAGGCCGACCTCGCCGATCCCGGCCCGGCGACCGAGCAGGCGCGCGAACGGTTCGCCGCCACCTCGCTCGCCGGGATTCCCGTCGCGGTCGGCGCCGACCTGGAGCGGGTGCGCTCGGAACTGCTGGCGCTGACCGACCGGCTCCCGGTTGCGGACCCCGACGCCGACGTGCGGCTGTGGGTCGACCGGAGCTTCACCGTCCGGGGTGCGGGCACGGTGGTGACCGGCACCCTGGCGGCCGGGACGATCCGGGTGGGCGACGAGCTGGAACACGCCGGCCGGCGCGTCACGGTGCGCGGGTTGCAGTCGCTGGGCCGCGACCGGTCGGCGGTCGGCCCGGTCGCGCGCGTCGCGCTCAACCTGCGCGGGGTGGAGCGCCGGGACATCGGCCGCGGCGACACCGTTCGGACGCCGGGCGTGTGGATGGACACCGCGGAGATCGACGTCGCCCTGCGGTCGGCGGAGGCGCTGCACCGCCGGCTGATGCTGCACGTCGGGTCCGCGGCCGTGCCGGTGCAGGTGCGTCAGCTGGGCGAGGCGGCGGCCCGGCTGCGGCTGGCGCGGCCCCTGCCGCTGCGGGTTTCGGACGTCGGATTGCTGCGTGACCCCGGCGAGCACCGGATCGCCGCGGGGGTCGAAGTGCTCGACGTCCGGCCGCCGGCGCTGCGCCGCCGGGGCGCCGCGCGGGACCGTGCCGCGGAGCTCGCCACCGGCCGCGTCCGCCCGCCGGACTGCGCCCGCGCGGCCGAGCTGCGGGCGATGGGCCTGCCGCTTTCCGGCCTTCGGGTGGGCGAGTGGCTGGTGGACCCGCGGTGGTGGGCCGGGCGGCGCAAGTGCGCGACCGCGGCGGTGCGGCGCTGGGCGGACGACCACGAGATCGCGGCCGGGATGCCGCTGGAGACGCTGCGGCAGCGGGCCGGGCTGCCGTCCGCCGAGCTGCTGCCGGCCCTGCTCGAGGGCACCGGCCTGCAGGTGGCCGACGGGTTGGTCCGCGCGCCGGGTGCGGGCCTGCCGGCGCGTGTCGACAAAGCGGTGCGCACCGTCGAGGAGTGGCTGGCCGCCGAGCCCTTCCGGGCGCCGGAGGCCGACGAACTGGCCGAGCTCAAGCTCGGGCCCCGGGAGCTGGCCGCGGCGGTGCGCGCCGGGCGGCTGACCCGGATCGCAGACGGCGTCGTCCTGGGCTCCGGCGCGCTGGACCGGGCGGCCGGCATCCTCGCGGCGCTGCCACAGCCGTTCACGGTCAGCGACGCGCGCCGCGCGCTGGCCACCACCCGGCGGGTCGCGGTGCCGCTGCTCGAGCAGCTCGACGCCCGGCGGGTCACCAGGCGGTCCCCGGACGGCACCCGGGTAGTGGTCTCGCCCGGCTAGCTACAGGCGCTCCTTGACCGCCGCCGACAACCGGGCGCCGTCGGCCTTGCCTGCCGCGATCGCGGTGGCCGCCTTCATCACCATCCCCATCTGCTTCATGCCCGGGCGCTCGCCGATCTCCTCGGCGACCTGGGCGATGGCGGTGTCGGCGACGTCGGCCAGTTCGGCCTCGGTGAGTGGCGTCGGCAAATACTCGTCGATGATCCGCGCCTCGGCGTGCTCGTTGGCGGCGAGCTCCCCGCGGCCGTTCTGCGTGTAGATCTCCGCCGACTCGGCCCGCTTGCGGGCTTCCCTGGCCAGCACCTTGATCACCTCGTCGTCGGAGAGTTCTTTGGCCTGTTTGCCGGAAACCTCCTCGGTTTGGATCGCGGCGAGCAGGAGGCGCAAGGTCGCCGTGCGCAGCTTGTCCTTGCTCTTCATCGCTTCGGTCAGGTCGGCCCGCAGCCGGGATTTGAGTTCCGCCATGCCCGGAACGCTACGCGCCGCCCGCCCGGCCATGATTGAGAATTGCCCGGACCACCGACAGGATGGAACCCATGACGATCGACGGTCCCGCTCACCAACGCCGCGGAACACGTTGAGCGCGCCGCCGCCTGGCTATCCGGTTGGCCCGCCGCCGGGTTACGGCCCACCGGGTTACGGCCCACCGGGTTACGGCCCCCCACCGGGTTATGGCCCGCCGCCCGGGTACGGGCCGCCGCCCGGCTACGGCCCGCCGCCCGGGTACGGCCCGCCGCCCGGGTACGGGCCGCCGCCCGGGTACCGCCCGCCGATGGGGTACGGCGCTCCGCCCGGATACGGCTCACCCGCGGGATACGGCCCCCCGCAACTGGTCCCGGGAGCGATCAAGCCCGGCATCATCCCCCTGCGGCCGCTGACGCTGGGCGACATCTTCAACGGCGCGGTCGGCTACGTGCGGGCCAATCCGAAGGCAACGCTGGGGTTGACGGCCATCGTGGTGGTGTTCATCCAGATCGTCACGAAGGTCGCCGTCTTCGGACCCCTGGCGGCCTACGGCAGGTTGAGCACCGATCACGCCAAGGAGCTGAGCACCGGGGTCATCGGCGCCTGGTTCACGTCGATGGGCGCCGGGGTCGTGGTCGCCTGGCTCGGCGGCATGCTGCTCTCCGGGATGCTCACCGTGATCGTCGGGCGGGCGGTGTTCGGCTCGCCGATCACGATCGGGGAGACGTGGACCAAGATCCGCGGGCGCCTGGTGCCCTTGCTCGGTCTCGCCTTGCTGGAAGGCGCCGCGCTAGCGGTGATCGCGGGGCTGGTGGCGGTGATCGTCGCGGTGTTGGCGGCGATCGGCAGCGCCGCGGTGGCGGTCGTCCTCGGCCTGCCGCTGGCGCTGGCCGTGATCGCGTTGCTGGTGTACCTGTACACCGTGGTGTTGTTCGCGCCCGTGCTGATCGTCTTGGAGCGGCTGCCCGTCCTGAACGCCGTCACCCGATCGTTCGCCCTGGTCCGCAACGGCTTCTGGCGCGTGCTGGGCATCCGGCTGCTCACGCTGCTGGTGACATCGGTCGTCGCGGGTGCGGTCGCGGTGCCGTTCAACATCGTCAGCCAGTTCTTCATGATCAACACGTCCACCTCGGGTTTCCTGATCAGCACCGCGGTCGCGTCGGTGGGGGCCGCGATCGGCGAGATCATCACCGCGCCGTTCAACGCCGGAGTCATCGCGCTGCTCTACACCGACCGCCGAATGCGGGCCGAGGCGTTCGATCTGGTGTTGCAGACCGGCGCCGCGGGCGGGCCGTCCGCGGGCGCCTCCACCGATAACCTCTGGCTGACACAGCCGGTCTGAGGACGAGTGAGACAGTGCCCTCCATCGACATCGACCGCGATGCCGCGCACCAGGCCGCCCAGGTCGAGCTCGACAAACCGATCTACTCCAAGGGCTCGGCCGGTGAACAGATCGCCGAGTGGATCAACGAGATGATCTACCGGCTGCTGCAGAAGACCGCCTCGCTGCCCGGCGGATGGCTCACGGCGACGGTGCTTTTCATCATGCTCGGGATCGCGCTGGCGGCCGCCATCCACATCGCGCGGCGCACCATGCGCACCAACCGCGGCGGCGACTACCAGTTGTTCGAAGCCGCGCAGCTTACCGCGGCCCAGCACCGCGCGACCGCCGAAAATTTTGCGGCACAAGGTGACTGGGCCGCGGCGATTCGCCACCGGCTGCGGGCCGTCGCCCGCCAGCTCGAGGAGACCGGCGTACTGAACCCGGCGCCCGGGCGCACCGCCAACGAGCTGGCAGCCGACGCCGGCACCGCATTACCCCATCTCAGCGGCGAATTATCGCGAGCGGCAACGGCTTTCAATGACGTCACCTACGGTGAGCAACCCGGGACGCAGAGCGCATACCGGATGATCGCCGACCTCGACGACCACCTGCGGTCCCGCTCGGGGGCCGTCACCGCCGGGCCGGGACAACCCGCGGCGTCCGACTCGTGGGCGCAGGTGCGGTGATGGCGACCATCGGACGCCGGCAACCCGCCGATACGGCGGTGCGGCGCCGGCGATCCTGGCCCTGGGTGATCCTGGCCCTGGTCGTGCTCACCGTCATCGCGTGTGTCGATGCCTACCTGACGGCGCCGCGGCCGGGCGCGCGCATGGATCCGGCGTCCACGGGTCCCGACGGGACCCATGCGCTGGTGGCGCTGCTGCGCGACGGCGGCGTCGACGTCGTGGTCGCCGACGGCATCGCCGGGGTCGAGCGGGCGGCGCGTCCCGACGCGCTGATCCTGGTGGCGCAGAGCCAATACCTGACCGCGCCGCTGCTGGACCGGCTGGCGAAGGCGCCGGGCGATCTGCTGCTGGTGGAACCGACGGCGCGCACCCGCGAGGCACTGATGCCCGGCGTGCGCGTCTCGGCGGCCGACACCTTCGACTCCGACCCCGATTGCACTCTGCGCGAGGCCACTCGGGCCGGGCCGGTGCGATTCGGCCCCAGCGACAGCTACCACGCCACCGATGGCCGGGCGATGACCCGTTGCTACGACGGCGCGCTGATCCGCTTCCGCGACGGCGGGCGGAGCGTCACGGCGGTCGGCAACACCGACTTCCTGACCAACGGCGCCCTGTTGCAGGCGGGCAACGCCGCCCTGGCGATGAACCTCGCGGGCGCCCGGCCCCGGCTCATCTGGTACGCACCCCACCGCATCGAGGGTGAATCGTCGCCCCCCGGTTCGATTTACGACCTGATCCCGCCCAACGTGCCGTGGATCGTCTGGCAGCTGTGCCTGGTCGTGCTGCTGGTCGCGCTCTGGCGGGGCCGGCGGCCCGGTCCGCTGGTCGCCGAGCAGCTGCCCGTCGTCGTGCGCGCGTCGGAAACCGTCGAGGGCCGGGGCCGGCTCTACCGTTCCCGCCGCGCGCGCGACCGTGCCGCCGCGGCGCTGCGCACCGCCACGCTGCAGCGGCTGCTGCCCCGGCTCGGCCTGAACACCGGGGCGTCCGCGCCGGCGATCGCGGCCGCGGTGGCCGGCCGGTGGGGGCACCACCCGCTTGCGGGGGACGGGGCCGACCCGGCATTCGTGTCCTACCAGCTGTTCGGCCCACCCCCGGCGACCGACCACGACCTGCTACAACTTGCCCGTGCGCTCGACGACATCGAAAGGCAGGTCACACGGACGTGACACAGTCGGATTCCAGCCCGCAGACCTCTCCCACCACTGAATCGGCGCGAGACGCGCTGCTGGCGCTGCGCGGCGAGCTCGCCAAGGCCGTCGTCGGGCAGGAGGGGGTGATCAGCGGGCTGGTGATCGCACTGCTGTGTCGCGGCCACGTGCTGTTGGAAGGCGTTCCGGGAGTGGCGAAGACGCTGCTGGTGCGGGCGCTGGCCGCCGCGCTGCGGCTGGAGTTCAAGCGGGTGCAGTTCACCCCGGACCTGATGCCCGGCGATGTCACGGGCTCGCTGGTGTACGACGCGCGCACCGCCGCGTTCACGTTCCGGCCCGGCCCGGTGTTCACCAATCTGCTGTTGGCCGACGAGATCAACCGGACCCCGCCCAAGACCCAGGCCGCGCTGCTCGAGGCGATGGAGGAGCGCCAGGTCAGCGTGGAAGGGGTGGCCCAGCCGCTGCCCGACCCCTTCATCGTCGCCGCGACCCAGAACCCCGTCGAATACGAGGGCACCTACCAGCTGCCCGAAGCGCAGCTGGACCGGTTCCTGCTCAAACTGAACGTGACTCTGCCGCCGCGGGATTCGGAGATCGCCATCCTCGGTCGGCACGCCCAGGGCTTCGATCCCCGCGACCTGTCGGCGATCAGACCGGTGGCCGGGCCCGCCGAACTCGCGGCCGGCCGCGACGCCGTGCGGCATGTGCTGGTCGCCGACGAGGTCCTGGGCTACATCGTCGACATCGTCGGCGCCACCCGCTCGTCGCCCGCACTGCAGCTGGGCGTCTCGCCGCGTGGGGCGACCGCGCTGCTGGCCACGGCCCGTTCCTGGGCCTGGTTGTCCGGCCGCAACTACGTCACCCCCGACGACGTGAAGGCCATGGCCCGCCCGACGCTGAGGCACCGGGTGATGCTGCGGCCCGAGGCCGAACTCGAAGGGGCCACCCCCGACGGCGTGCTCGACGGGATCCTGGCTTCGGTTCCGGTGCCCCGCTAGTGGTCCTGACCGGACGCACCGGGCTGGTCGCGCTGATCTGCGTCCTGCCCGTCGCGCTGTCCCCCTGGCCGGCAAGGACTTTCGGAGTCCTGCTGGTCACCCTCCTGGGTGTGGTGATCATGGACGTCGCGCTGGCGGCCAGCCCCCGCGGATTGCGTTACGTCCGTTCCCCGGATCGCTCCGCCCGGCTCGCGCAGCCGGTGGAGGTCGGGCTGCTGATCCACAACGACGGCCGGCGGCGGTTCCGCGGCCAGGTCCGCGACGCGTGGCCGCCCAGCGCGGGCGCGCGGCCCCGCATCCATCCCGTGGACATCCCCGCCGGCGGGCATCAGCACGTCCAGTCCCAGCTGCTGCCGGTCCGGCGCGGCGAGCAGCGCGCGGCGGTGGTCACCGCCCGATCCATCGGCCCGCTGGGGCTGGCGGGCCGGCAGGGGTCGCAAGCCGTGCCGGGCCTGCTTCGGGTGTTGCCGCCCTTCCTGTCCCGCAAGCACCTGCCGGCCCGGCTGGCCAAACTGCGCGAGATCGACGGGCTGCTGCCGACGCTGATCCGCGGCCAGGGAACCGAATTCGACTCGCTGCGCGAATATGTCGTCGGTGACGACGTGCGCTCGATCGACTGGCGCGCGACCGCACGCCGTGCCGACGTCGTCGTCCGCACCTGGCGGCCCGAACGCGACCGGCGCGTGGTGATCGTGCTCGACACGGGGCGCACCGCGGCGGGCCGGGTCGGCGTCGACCCGACCGCGTCCGATCCCGCGGGCTGGCCGCGGCTGGACTGGTCCATGGACGCCGCGCTGTTGCTGGCGGCGCTGGCGTCGCGGGCCGGTGACCACGTGGACTTCCTCGCCCATGACCGGGTCAGCCGGGCGGGCGTGTTCGGTGCGTCGCGCACCGAACTGCTCGCGCAGCTGGTCGACGCGATGGCCCCCCTGCAACCGGCGCTGCTCGAACCCGACTGGACCGCAATGGTTTCCGCGATCGCGCGGCGGGCCCGCCGACGGTCGCTGGTGGTGCTGCTGACCGACCTCAACGCGACGGCGCTCGACGAGGGGTTGCTGCCGGTGCTGCCGCAGTTGTCGGCGAAACATCACCTGATGGTGGCCGCGGTCGCCGACCCCCGGGTGGACCAGATGGCCGCGGGCCGTTCGGATCCGGCCGCCGTCTACGACGCGGCGGCCGCCGAACGGTCCCGCAACGACCGCCGCGCGATCGCCGCCCGGCTGCGCCGCGCCGGGGTGGAGGTCGTCGACGCCCCGCCCACCGAACTGGCGCCCGCCCTGGCCGACCGCTATCTGGCGATGAAGGCCACCGGCCGGCTCTGACCGCTCAGCCCGTGGGGACCACGTCGGGCGCGTCTTCGATGTCGCCGGTCTCGCCCGCCTTGGCCGCCCGACGGCCGAAATACACGATGTAGGACAGGAACGCGACCTCGGCGACGACGCCGATGCCGACCCGGACGACGGTCGGCAGCGGCGAGGGCGTCACCAACGCCTCGATCAACCCCGACACCAACAGCACCGCCACCAGTCCGATCGCGACCGATACGACGGCCCGGCCCTGTTCGGCGAGCGCTTGTCCGCGGGGCCGGTCGCCGGGTGCGATCACCGACCACCCCAGCCGCATTCCCGCCGCCCCAGCCAAGAAGACCGCCGTCAGCTCCAGCAGCCCGTGCGGAGCCAGCAGCCCGAGCAGCACACCGCCCCGGCCGGCCTGGAACATCAACCCGGAGACCAGCCCCAGATTGGCGGCGTTCTGAAACAGCACGATCGGGATCGGCAGTCCCAGCAGGACCGACATCGCGATGCACTGGGCCGCAACCCAGGAATTGTTCACCCAGATCTGCAGCGCGAACGCCGCGGCCGGATGCTCGCTGTAGTAGGCGGCGATGTCGTGGTTCACCAATTGTTCGATGTCGCTTGGTGTTCCGGCGGCCGACTGCACCTCGGGGTTGCCGGCCACCCACAACGCCATGACGACGACCACGGCGAAGAACGCCACCGCCGTGCCCACCCACCACCGCCACGAGCGGTACGCGACCACCGGGAAGGACACCGTCCAAAACCGGGCGAAGGTACTGCCCAACGGCGCGTGAGCGCCGGTCACCACGGAACGCGCCCGCGCGACCAGGCTGGAAAGCCGACCGATCAACACCGAATCCGAGGAGGCCGAACGCAGCGTCGAGAGGTGGGTGGACACCCGCTGGTACAGCTCGACGAGCTCGTCGACCTCGGCGCCGGTCAGCGAGCGACGCCGACCCACCAACCGGTCGAGGCGGTCCCAGGTACCGCGATGGGCCAGCACGAATGCGTCGACGTCCACCCTGCGCAGCCTAATCGCCCTGTACCGTTCGGTGTTATGTCGGAGGTGGTGACCGGCGACGCCGTCGTACTCGATGTGCAGATCGCCCAGTTGCCGGTGCGGGCCGTGAGCGCGCTGATCGATATCGCCGTGATCGTCGTGGGCTATGTGCTCGGCCTGATGTTGTGGGCCGCGACGCTGACCCAATACGACACCGCGCTGAGCACCGCCGTCCTGCTGATCTTCACGGTGGCGGTGATCGTCGGCTATCCAGTGATCCTCGAAACCGCGACCCGCGGTCGCTCGGTGGGCAAGATCGCGATGGGCCTGCGCGTGGTGTCCGACGACGGCGGCCCAGAACGCTTCCGGCAGGCCCTGTTTCGGGCGCTGGCATCGGTGGTGGAGATCTGGATGCTGTTCGGGAGTCCCGCCGTCATCGCCAGCATCCTGTCGCCGAAGGCCAAACGGATCGGTGACATCTTCGCCGGCACCGTCGTCATCAACGAGCGTGGACCGCGCCTGGGCCCCCCGCCGACGATGCCGCCGTCGCTGGCATGGTGGGCGTCGTCGCTGCAGCTGTCCGGCCTGACCCCGGGCCAGGCCGAGGTGGCGCGCCAATTCCTCTCGCGGGCAACGCAACTGGACCGCCAGTTACGCCAGCAAATGGCGTACCGCATCGCCGGTGACGTGGTGTCCCGCATCGCCCCGCCGCCCCCTCCCGGGGCCCCGCCGGAACTGGTGCTCGCCGCCGTGCTCGCCGAACGGCACCGCCGCGAGCTGGCCCGGCTTCGTCCCGCCATGCCACCGGCCGCCGGCGCGCCGTGGCCGACCTGGCCGGCCGCGCCGCAACAACAGCCGATCCCGTGGCCGGGCGCGGCATCGCCGCAGCAGGCCCCGCCCAACCCCGCGCCGGGCGGTTTCTCGCCACCCGGCTGACGGGCCGCTAACCGGAGACGCTCGCCGCCATGAGGGCGACGTCGGCGATCAACAGCGCCCAACCGCACAGCGGCACGGCGATACCGCCGCG includes:
- the selD gene encoding selenide, water dikinase SelD; the encoded protein is MTYRLTQYAHGGGCACKIPPGELEDVVRGLGANVPRDPVGELLVGLEHGDDAAAVRIDNGTALIATTDFFTPVVDDAYDWGRIAATNALSDVYAMGGRPVVAVNLLGWPRDVLPFELAAETLRGGRDVCALAGCHLAGGHSVDDPEPKYGLAVTGIADPNRLLRNDSGKPGLPLSLTKPLGVGVLNSRHKATGERFEQAIAAMTTLNADAAAAALAAGAECATDVTGFGLLGHLHKLARASGVTAIVDAAAVPYLEGAREALAAGYVSGGTRRNLDWVAPHIDLSGAGEADALLLADAQTSGGLLIAGEIPGAPVIGELVPRGEHTIVVR
- the selA gene encoding L-seryl-tRNA(Sec) selenium transferase; translation: MSDPRRRVPGTDTLLADPRLAEAQRVLGRALVKSVIADAQQRARAGEIDPERVAEHAVAALPGTASSLRPVINATGVVVHTNLGRAPLSRAAVDAVVAAAGTTDVELDLATGRRGRRGRGALAALARAVPTAAGVHVVNNNAAALLLTALTLAGGVSGGKEIVLSRGELVEIGDGFRIPELLASTGSRLREVGTTNRTSLRDYAEAIGPDTGFVLKVHPSNFHVTGFTSAVGVAELATLSREHNVPLVVDIGSGLLSPHPLLPDEPDATSTLRDGANLVTASGDKLLGGPQAGLLLGDAELTERLRRHPAARALRVDKLTLAALEATLTGPPTPVAEALAADVAQLRARAESLAAALPGAHVVDCVAAVGGGGAPDVALPSAAVSLPESYAAALRAANPPVVGRLEAGRCLLDLRTVAPEDDALLAAAVRACSS
- a CDS encoding selenocysteine-specific translation elongation factor, yielding MFVIATAGHVDHGKSTLLHRLTGMWPDRLAEEKRRGLTIDLGFAWTELGGRQLAFIDVPGHERFVANMLAGVGAVPAVLFVVAATEGWMPQSEEHLAALDALGVRHGLVVISKADLADPGPATEQARERFAATSLAGIPVAVGADLERVRSELLALTDRLPVADPDADVRLWVDRSFTVRGAGTVVTGTLAAGTIRVGDELEHAGRRVTVRGLQSLGRDRSAVGPVARVALNLRGVERRDIGRGDTVRTPGVWMDTAEIDVALRSAEALHRRLMLHVGSAAVPVQVRQLGEAAARLRLARPLPLRVSDVGLLRDPGEHRIAAGVEVLDVRPPALRRRGAARDRAAELATGRVRPPDCARAAELRAMGLPLSGLRVGEWLVDPRWWAGRRKCATAAVRRWADDHEIAAGMPLETLRQRAGLPSAELLPALLEGTGLQVADGLVRAPGAGLPARVDKAVRTVEEWLAAEPFRAPEADELAELKLGPRELAAAVRAGRLTRIADGVVLGSGALDRAAGILAALPQPFTVSDARRALATTRRVAVPLLEQLDARRVTRRSPDGTRVVVSPG
- a CDS encoding GatB/YqeY domain-containing protein encodes the protein MAELKSRLRADLTEAMKSKDKLRTATLRLLLAAIQTEEVSGKQAKELSDDEVIKVLAREARKRAESAEIYTQNGRGELAANEHAEARIIDEYLPTPLTEAELADVADTAIAQVAEEIGERPGMKQMGMVMKAATAIAAGKADGARLSAAVKERL
- a CDS encoding DUF4129 domain-containing protein — its product is MPSIDIDRDAAHQAAQVELDKPIYSKGSAGEQIAEWINEMIYRLLQKTASLPGGWLTATVLFIMLGIALAAAIHIARRTMRTNRGGDYQLFEAAQLTAAQHRATAENFAAQGDWAAAIRHRLRAVARQLEETGVLNPAPGRTANELAADAGTALPHLSGELSRAATAFNDVTYGEQPGTQSAYRMIADLDDHLRSRSGAVTAGPGQPAASDSWAQVR
- a CDS encoding DUF4350 domain-containing protein codes for the protein MATIGRRQPADTAVRRRRSWPWVILALVVLTVIACVDAYLTAPRPGARMDPASTGPDGTHALVALLRDGGVDVVVADGIAGVERAARPDALILVAQSQYLTAPLLDRLAKAPGDLLLVEPTARTREALMPGVRVSAADTFDSDPDCTLREATRAGPVRFGPSDSYHATDGRAMTRCYDGALIRFRDGGRSVTAVGNTDFLTNGALLQAGNAALAMNLAGARPRLIWYAPHRIEGESSPPGSIYDLIPPNVPWIVWQLCLVVLLVALWRGRRPGPLVAEQLPVVVRASETVEGRGRLYRSRRARDRAAAALRTATLQRLLPRLGLNTGASAPAIAAAVAGRWGHHPLAGDGADPAFVSYQLFGPPPATDHDLLQLARALDDIERQVTRT
- a CDS encoding AAA family ATPase; protein product: MTQSDSSPQTSPTTESARDALLALRGELAKAVVGQEGVISGLVIALLCRGHVLLEGVPGVAKTLLVRALAAALRLEFKRVQFTPDLMPGDVTGSLVYDARTAAFTFRPGPVFTNLLLADEINRTPPKTQAALLEAMEERQVSVEGVAQPLPDPFIVAATQNPVEYEGTYQLPEAQLDRFLLKLNVTLPPRDSEIAILGRHAQGFDPRDLSAIRPVAGPAELAAGRDAVRHVLVADEVLGYIVDIVGATRSSPALQLGVSPRGATALLATARSWAWLSGRNYVTPDDVKAMARPTLRHRVMLRPEAELEGATPDGVLDGILASVPVPR
- a CDS encoding DUF58 domain-containing protein; translated protein: MVLTGRTGLVALICVLPVALSPWPARTFGVLLVTLLGVVIMDVALAASPRGLRYVRSPDRSARLAQPVEVGLLIHNDGRRRFRGQVRDAWPPSAGARPRIHPVDIPAGGHQHVQSQLLPVRRGEQRAAVVTARSIGPLGLAGRQGSQAVPGLLRVLPPFLSRKHLPARLAKLREIDGLLPTLIRGQGTEFDSLREYVVGDDVRSIDWRATARRADVVVRTWRPERDRRVVIVLDTGRTAAGRVGVDPTASDPAGWPRLDWSMDAALLLAALASRAGDHVDFLAHDRVSRAGVFGASRTELLAQLVDAMAPLQPALLEPDWTAMVSAIARRARRRSLVVLLTDLNATALDEGLLPVLPQLSAKHHLMVAAVADPRVDQMAAGRSDPAAVYDAAAAERSRNDRRAIAARLRRAGVEVVDAPPTELAPALADRYLAMKATGRL
- a CDS encoding stage II sporulation protein M codes for the protein MDVDAFVLAHRGTWDRLDRLVGRRRSLTGAEVDELVELYQRVSTHLSTLRSASSDSVLIGRLSSLVARARSVVTGAHAPLGSTFARFWTVSFPVVAYRSWRWWVGTAVAFFAVVVVMALWVAGNPEVQSAAGTPSDIEQLVNHDIAAYYSEHPAAAFALQIWVNNSWVAAQCIAMSVLLGLPIPIVLFQNAANLGLVSGLMFQAGRGGVLLGLLAPHGLLELTAVFLAGAAGMRLGWSVIAPGDRPRGQALAEQGRAVVSVAIGLVAVLLVSGLIEALVTPSPLPTVVRVGIGVVAEVAFLSYIVYFGRRAAKAGETGDIEDAPDVVPTG